A DNA window from Bacteroides cellulosilyticus contains the following coding sequences:
- a CDS encoding carbon-nitrogen hydrolase family protein translates to MDSLKINKVQLRNLQIEDYEQLAQSFTRVYTDGSDVFWTHKQIEKLIRIFPEGQIVTVVDEKIVGCALSIIVNYDDVKNDHTYAQVTGKETFNTHNPKGNILYGIEVFIHPQYRGLRLARRMYEYRKELCETLNLKAIMFGGRIPNYYKYSDQIRPKEYIDKVKQKEIFDPVLTFQLSNDFHVRKVMRNYLPNDEESRHYACLLQWDNIYYQEPTEEYIAPKTTVRVGLVQWQMRSYQTLDDLFEQVEFFVDAVSDYKSDFILFPEYFNAPLMAKFNNEGESQAIRGLAAYTEEIRERFVKLAISYNINIITGSMPLIKEDGLLYNVGFLCRRDGSFEMYEKLHVTPDEIKSWGLSGGKALQTFDTDCAKIGVLICYDVEFPELSRIMADQGMQILFVPFLTDTQNAYSRVKVCAHARAIENECFVVIAGSVGNLPRVHNMDIQYAQSGVFTPCDFAFPTDGKRAEATPNTEMILVSDVDLDLLNELHTYGSVRNLKDRRNDLYEVRMKK, encoded by the coding sequence ATGGACTCATTGAAAATCAACAAAGTACAGTTGCGTAATTTACAGATAGAAGACTACGAGCAACTGGCGCAGTCATTCACCCGTGTATATACGGATGGCAGCGATGTGTTTTGGACACACAAACAAATTGAAAAACTCATCCGAATTTTCCCCGAAGGACAGATTGTAACCGTGGTAGACGAAAAGATTGTCGGCTGCGCCCTTTCCATCATTGTGAATTACGATGATGTGAAGAACGATCATACTTACGCACAGGTGACGGGTAAAGAAACCTTCAATACCCATAACCCTAAAGGCAATATATTATATGGTATTGAAGTCTTTATTCATCCCCAATACCGTGGACTTCGCCTGGCACGCCGTATGTACGAATACCGCAAGGAGCTTTGCGAAACTCTGAACCTGAAAGCTATTATGTTCGGCGGGCGTATTCCCAACTATTATAAGTATTCGGATCAGATTCGTCCGAAAGAGTATATAGATAAGGTAAAGCAGAAAGAAATATTCGATCCTGTATTGACCTTTCAACTTTCCAATGACTTCCACGTACGCAAGGTGATGCGCAATTATCTGCCGAATGACGAGGAATCCAGGCATTATGCTTGTCTGTTGCAATGGGATAACATTTACTATCAGGAACCCACAGAAGAATATATTGCACCGAAAACAACCGTGCGCGTAGGATTGGTGCAGTGGCAGATGCGTAGTTATCAAACACTGGATGACCTGTTTGAACAGGTAGAATTCTTTGTGGATGCCGTATCCGATTATAAGAGTGACTTCATTCTTTTCCCCGAATACTTCAATGCTCCGCTGATGGCAAAATTCAATAATGAAGGGGAGTCACAGGCCATTCGCGGACTGGCGGCTTATACAGAGGAAATTAGAGAACGATTTGTAAAGTTGGCTATCAGTTACAACATCAATATCATTACAGGTAGCATGCCGCTCATTAAAGAGGATGGACTTTTGTATAATGTAGGTTTCCTTTGTCGCCGCGATGGTAGTTTTGAGATGTATGAGAAGTTGCACGTCACACCCGATGAAATAAAAAGCTGGGGATTAAGTGGCGGAAAGGCTTTGCAGACATTTGATACGGACTGTGCTAAGATCGGCGTACTGATTTGCTATGATGTGGAATTTCCGGAATTATCCCGTATTATGGCAGACCAGGGTATGCAGATTTTATTCGTTCCTTTCCTGACGGATACGCAAAATGCTTACTCACGTGTAAAGGTATGCGCCCATGCCCGTGCCATCGAAAATGAATGCTTCGTTGTCATTGCCGGTAGTGTAGGCAATCTTCCGCGTGTGCACAATATGGATATTCAGTATGCACAGTCAGGTGTATTTACTCCCTGCGACTTTGCATTCCCGACGGATGGCAAGCGTGCAGAAGCCACACCGAATACAGAAATGATACTGGTATCCGATGTGGATCTGGATTTATTGAATGAATTGCATACTTACGGCAGTGTGCGTAATCTGAAAGACAGGAGAAACGACTTGTATGAGGTAAGGATGAAAAAATAA